In one Methylobacterium sp. SyP6R genomic region, the following are encoded:
- the acnA gene encoding aconitate hydratase AcnA has protein sequence MASIDSFKARQTLQAGQKTYTIYAIPQAEKNGLPDASRLPFSMKVLLENLLRYEDDRSVKKADIEAVVGWLENRGKTEVEIAFRPARVLMQDFTGVPAVVDLAAMRDAMVALGGDPQKINPLVPVDLVIDHSVIVDEFGTPKALADNVALEYERNGERYTFLKWGQSAFDNFSVVPPGTGICHQVNLEYLSQTVWTKPFEGHEVAYPDSLVGTDSHTTMVNGLAVLGWGVGGIEAEAAMLGQPLSMLIPEVVGFKLSGKLPEGTTATDLVLTVTQMLRKKGVVGKFVEFYGPGLDDMSVADRATISNMAPEYGATCGFFPVDQKTIDFLKVTGRADDRIALVEAYAKAQGMWRDATTPDPVFTDTLALDMGDVKPSLAGPKRPQDRVLLDGAKPGFAQSMETEFKKASDIAKRYPVEGANFDIGHGDVVIAAITSCTNTSNPSVMIGAGLLARNAVAKGLRSKPWVKTSLAPGSQVVAEYLEKAGLQSSLDALGFNLVGFGCTTCIGNSGPLPAAISKSINDNDVVAAAVLSGNRNFEGRVNPDVRANYLASPPLVVAYALAGSMQIDITTEPLGTGSDGKPVYLKDIWPSTAEVQEFIEANITSTLFKSRYADVFGGDQNWKNVEVTEAETFAWNGGSTYVQNPPYFVGMEKTPKPVEDVVNARILGLFLDSITTDHISPAGNIRAASPAGHYLQEHQVRVQDFNQYGTRRGNHEVMMRGTFANIRIKNQMVRDESGTVVEGGYTLYQPSGERMFIYDAAMRYEQEGTPLVVFAGKEYGTGSSRDWAAKGTKLLGVRAVIAESFERIHRSNLVGMGVVPLVFQGDTSWASLGLKGDETVTIEGLAGELKPRQTLTAKITSADGSVKEVPLTCRIDTLDELEYFRNGGILPYVLRQLAA, from the coding sequence CTACGCGATCCCCCAGGCCGAGAAGAACGGCCTGCCGGATGCGAGCCGCCTGCCCTTCTCGATGAAGGTGCTGCTCGAGAACCTGCTGCGCTACGAGGACGACCGCTCGGTCAAGAAGGCCGACATCGAGGCCGTGGTCGGCTGGCTCGAGAACCGCGGCAAGACCGAGGTCGAGATCGCCTTCCGCCCCGCTCGCGTGCTGATGCAGGACTTCACCGGCGTGCCGGCGGTGGTCGATCTGGCGGCGATGCGCGACGCCATGGTGGCGCTCGGCGGCGACCCGCAGAAGATCAACCCGCTCGTCCCGGTCGATCTCGTCATCGACCACTCGGTCATCGTCGACGAGTTCGGCACCCCGAAGGCGCTGGCCGACAACGTCGCGCTCGAATACGAGCGCAACGGCGAGCGCTACACCTTCCTGAAGTGGGGCCAGTCGGCCTTCGACAACTTCTCGGTCGTGCCCCCGGGCACCGGCATCTGCCACCAGGTCAACCTCGAATACCTGTCGCAGACGGTGTGGACCAAGCCCTTCGAGGGCCATGAGGTCGCCTACCCGGATTCGCTCGTCGGCACCGATTCGCACACCACGATGGTCAACGGCCTCGCGGTGCTGGGCTGGGGCGTCGGCGGCATCGAGGCCGAGGCCGCGATGCTCGGCCAGCCGCTGTCGATGCTGATCCCCGAAGTCGTCGGCTTCAAGCTGTCGGGCAAGCTGCCCGAGGGTACCACCGCCACCGACCTCGTGCTCACCGTCACCCAGATGCTGCGCAAGAAGGGCGTGGTCGGCAAGTTCGTGGAGTTCTACGGCCCCGGCCTCGACGACATGTCGGTCGCCGACCGCGCCACGATCTCCAACATGGCGCCGGAATACGGCGCGACCTGCGGCTTCTTCCCGGTCGACCAGAAGACCATCGACTTCCTGAAGGTCACCGGCCGCGCCGACGACCGTATCGCGCTGGTCGAGGCCTATGCCAAGGCGCAAGGGATGTGGCGCGACGCGACCACCCCGGACCCGGTCTTCACCGACACGCTCGCCCTCGACATGGGCGACGTGAAGCCCTCGCTCGCCGGCCCGAAGCGTCCCCAGGACCGGGTGCTGCTCGACGGCGCCAAGCCCGGCTTCGCCCAGTCGATGGAGACCGAGTTCAAGAAGGCGTCCGACATCGCCAAGCGCTATCCGGTCGAGGGCGCGAACTTCGACATCGGCCATGGCGACGTGGTGATCGCCGCGATCACCTCCTGCACCAACACCTCGAACCCGAGCGTGATGATCGGTGCGGGGCTCCTCGCCCGCAACGCGGTGGCCAAGGGCCTGCGCTCCAAGCCGTGGGTGAAGACCTCGCTCGCCCCCGGCTCGCAGGTCGTCGCCGAGTACCTGGAGAAGGCCGGCCTGCAATCGAGCCTCGACGCGCTCGGCTTCAACCTCGTCGGCTTCGGCTGCACCACCTGCATCGGCAATTCGGGCCCGCTGCCGGCGGCGATCTCGAAGTCGATCAACGACAACGACGTCGTGGCCGCCGCGGTGCTCTCGGGCAACCGCAACTTCGAGGGCCGGGTGAACCCCGACGTGCGGGCGAACTACCTCGCCTCGCCGCCGCTCGTCGTCGCCTACGCGCTCGCCGGCTCGATGCAGATCGACATCACGACCGAGCCCCTCGGCACCGGCTCGGACGGCAAGCCGGTCTACCTGAAGGACATCTGGCCCTCGACGGCCGAGGTCCAGGAGTTCATCGAGGCCAACATCACCTCGACCCTGTTCAAGTCGCGCTACGCCGACGTGTTCGGCGGTGACCAGAACTGGAAGAATGTCGAGGTCACCGAGGCCGAGACCTTCGCGTGGAACGGCGGCTCGACCTACGTCCAGAACCCACCCTACTTCGTCGGCATGGAGAAGACCCCCAAGCCCGTGGAGGACGTGGTCAATGCCCGCATCCTCGGCCTGTTCCTCGACTCGATCACCACCGACCACATCTCGCCGGCCGGCAACATCCGGGCGGCGTCTCCGGCGGGTCACTACCTGCAGGAGCATCAGGTCCGGGTGCAGGACTTCAACCAGTACGGCACCCGCCGCGGCAACCACGAAGTCATGATGCGGGGCACCTTCGCCAACATCCGCATCAAGAACCAGATGGTGCGCGACGAGTCCGGCACCGTGGTCGAGGGCGGCTACACCCTGTACCAGCCGTCGGGCGAGCGGATGTTCATCTACGACGCCGCGATGCGCTACGAGCAGGAGGGCACCCCGCTGGTGGTGTTCGCCGGCAAGGAATACGGCACCGGCTCCTCGCGCGACTGGGCGGCGAAGGGCACCAAGCTGCTCGGCGTCCGCGCCGTGATCGCCGAGAGCTTCGAGCGCATCCACCGCTCGAACCTCGTCGGCATGGGCGTGGTGCCGCTGGTGTTCCAGGGCGACACCTCCTGGGCTTCGCTCGGCCTCAAGGGCGACGAGACCGTGACGATCGAGGGCCTGGCCGGCGAGCTGAAGCCGCGCCAGACGCTCACCGCCAAGATCACCTCGGCCGACGGCTCGGTGAAGGAGGTCCCGCTGACCTGCCGCATCGATACGCTCGACGAGCTCGAGTACTTCCGCAACGGCGGCATCCTGCCTTACGTCCTGCGCCAACTCGCGGCGTAA